In the genome of Thermoanaerobacterales bacterium, the window GAGGCCACGGCCTCCAGGCACCCCCGTCCGCCACAGCGGCAGGCCGGGCCCGGCGCCACGGGAAGGTGCCCCACCTCCCCGGCCCCGTAGCCGGCGCCGCGGTAGAGCCGGCCGCCGAAGACCAGGCCGCCCCCGATCCCGGTGCTGACGGTGACGTACACCAGGTCGTTCACCCCCCGCCCGGCGCCGTACACGTGTTCGCCCAGGGCGCCCAGGTTGGCGTCATTCTCCACGGTCACCGGAACCCCCCCCAGGCGTTCCGCCAGGGCCTCTCTCAGGGGCGCCTCCCGCCACCCCAGGTTCGGTGCCTGGTGAACGACGCCGGTAACGGGGTTCAGCGGCCCCGGGGCCCCGGCGGCCACGGCCAGCAGGTCGCCCCGGTCCGCCCCCGCCCGGGCCAGGAGGTCGTCCACCGTCCGCGCCATACGCCCGACGACGGCGGCGAAACCCTCCTCCGGCCGGGTGGCGACCTTCGTCTCCCCGCGGATCCCTCCTTCAAGATCGGCCAGGACGGTGTAGATCTTCGTCCCGCCGAGGTCGATCCCCGCCACATAGCCCACGGCTATCCGCCCTCCTCCAGGATGAACCGCTCGATGACTTCCGCCACCCCGTCCCGGTCGTTCGGCGGGGCGACAAAGTCGGCGCGCTCCTTGACCTCGGCGCGGGCGTTGCCCATGATTACGCCCAGGCCCGCGAACTCAACCATGTCCAGGTCGTTATAGCTGTCCCCCACGGCGACCACGGCCTCCCGCGGGACGCCGTACCGTTCCGCCAGCCAGGCCAGGGCGGCGCCCTTGGTGGCGCGGGGGTGAGAGAATTCCAGGAAGTGCGGCTTGGATTTCGTAATATGCACCGCGCTCCCGTATACCGGCAGCATCTCCGCCATCACCCCGTCAAGGACCTCCTCCTCGGCGATGGCCAGCACCTTGGTCGGCTCCTCCCCGCCCTCAAGCAGCGCGAGCAGGTCCCCGACCGGGTGCGCCTCGACGCCGGAAATCGCGGCGTAGCGCGCGCCGACCGGAGTCAGTTCGGCCATGTAGAGGCGGTCGCGCAGGTAGACGTTGACGTGCAGGCCGCCGGCGCGCAGGGCGCCGACGAGGGCGCGCGCCGCGTCGAGCGGCACCGTCCGGTGGAGCAGCGCCGGCCCCCCGGAGGCCTTGCGCACCAGAGCCCCCTGGTAGGTGATCAGCGGGACGTCGATCCCCAGCTCCCGGGCGATCCGCGCCGCCGAGGCGTACATGCGCCCGGTGGCCAGCGTGACGATGACCCCCCTCTCCCGCGCCCCCCGCAAGGCCTCGCGGTTGCGCGGCGAGACCCTGAAGGCGGAATCGAGCAGGGTGTCGTCCAGGTCGACGGCCAGAAGGCGGTAGTGCAGCGGCCACACCTCGCTCTCCATACAATCCCAGTTGTGAAAATTATAGCACTTTATCGCGGGCCGGGAAAACTTCGGGGCGGCGGCCGATCCGGAAAAGGGTTGGTGTCTGATTTGTCGAAACATTCGGCACAGGAGGGCAAACGTGTGACTCTTCGCGCCAAGACTCTGATCATCATCGGTATCACGCTCCTCGGGCTGACGGCCATTCTCCACACCGTTTTGCGCCTGGTTCTGCTGGATAGTTTCGGCGCGCTGGAGGACGGGACGGTCCGGCAGAACATTGATCGCGCCCGGGACGCCCTGGCGGAGGAAACCGCCGGGCTCGACGCCACGGCGCGCGATTATGCCTGGTGGGACGATACCTGCACGTTCATCGCCGACGGCAATTCCGCGTATATTGTTTCGAACCTCGGCAACGAGACATTCAAGGGACTCGGGCTCAACCTTATCGCGTACCTCGACCCCTCGGGCCGGCCCGTCTTCGAGAAAGCCTTCGACACGGAAAAGGGCGAAGAAGTCC includes:
- a CDS encoding ROK family protein — its product is MGYVAGIDLGGTKIYTVLADLEGGIRGETKVATRPEEGFAAVVGRMARTVDDLLARAGADRGDLLAVAAGAPGPLNPVTGVVHQAPNLGWREAPLREALAERLGGVPVTVENDANLGALGEHVYGAGRGVNDLVYVTVSTGIGGGLVFGGRLYRGAGYGAGEVGHLPVAPGPACRCGGRGCLEAVASGTAIARRAREEAEAGRAPEILARAGGDASAVSARTVTGAAEAGDPVARGILAEAAAYLGRGLAVVVNLLNPAVIVLGGGVMEARHLFWDGMEAALRRLALAAALDGLAVVPAALEGRSGAIGAVALALELHRKGGVDPG
- a CDS encoding Cof-type HAD-IIB family hydrolase, with the protein product MESEVWPLHYRLLAVDLDDTLLDSAFRVSPRNREALRGARERGVIVTLATGRMYASAARIARELGIDVPLITYQGALVRKASGGPALLHRTVPLDAARALVGALRAGGLHVNVYLRDRLYMAELTPVGARYAAISGVEAHPVGDLLALLEGGEEPTKVLAIAEEEVLDGVMAEMLPVYGSAVHITKSKPHFLEFSHPRATKGAALAWLAERYGVPREAVVAVGDSYNDLDMVEFAGLGVIMGNARAEVKERADFVAPPNDRDGVAEVIERFILEEGG